One Thiocapsa bogorovii DNA segment encodes these proteins:
- a CDS encoding aminoacyl-tRNA deacylase — MSIPSTLQSYLKEQSVDFALVRHPHTGASMDTAQAAHVPGDHLAKGVVVSQDGRYLLVVVPADYHVHLGRLHEHLGEPVGLATEAEVAGLFPDCEPGAVPPIGGAYALRTLVDRHLMNLPEVYFESGDHEHLVKISGDRFADLMRAAEVVDVGRHL, encoded by the coding sequence ATGTCCATCCCGTCAACGCTCCAGTCTTACCTTAAGGAGCAATCCGTCGATTTCGCCTTGGTTCGTCATCCGCACACGGGTGCGAGCATGGACACGGCGCAGGCGGCGCATGTCCCGGGCGATCATCTGGCGAAGGGGGTCGTCGTCAGCCAAGACGGCCGTTATCTTCTGGTTGTCGTTCCGGCCGACTATCATGTCCACCTCGGACGACTTCACGAGCACCTCGGCGAGCCGGTAGGCCTTGCGACCGAGGCGGAGGTCGCGGGGCTGTTCCCGGATTGCGAGCCCGGTGCCGTGCCCCCGATCGGCGGAGCCTACGCGCTGAGGACCCTTGTCGATCGCCATCTCATGAATCTGCCGGAGGTCTACTTCGAATCCGGCGACCACGAGCATCTCGTCAAGATTTCCGGGGATCGATTCGCCGACCTCATGCGTGCAGCCGAAGTTGTGGACGTCGGTCGGCACCTTTAG
- a CDS encoding metallophosphoesterase translates to MDTEDTTSDPNGVDLTGMAARIGRTHLRQRLGLEGDHEVFVLRRPGAHFFYPENWYSVHGVIRACLRLSGLYARAQRNARSIQVKQHRVAIPNLPSAFEGFRILHLTDLHVDMESRNTHAISECVRGLKYDLCVLTGDYRARTFGPIDRVLTGMATIRLQLKGPVYGVLGNHDTLRLVPGLEALGIRLLLNEAVVIERDGQLIHLAGVDDAHYYQVHNIDRASAEIPDEAVSILLSHTPEIYRLAAHAGFSLMLSGHTHGGQICLPGGIPVVWDARCPRAMASGPWCYGALTGYTSVGAGTSVVNARLNCLPEVTVHELRRAQL, encoded by the coding sequence ATGGACACCGAAGACACGACGAGTGATCCCAACGGGGTCGATCTCACCGGCATGGCCGCACGCATCGGCCGCACCCATCTGCGCCAACGCTTGGGGCTGGAAGGCGACCACGAGGTCTTCGTGTTGCGCCGCCCCGGCGCCCATTTCTTCTATCCCGAGAATTGGTACTCGGTGCACGGAGTGATTCGCGCGTGCCTGCGTCTCAGCGGACTCTATGCCCGAGCCCAGCGCAACGCCCGCAGCATCCAGGTGAAACAACACCGCGTCGCCATCCCGAATCTTCCCTCGGCCTTCGAAGGCTTTCGCATCCTGCATCTGACCGATCTGCACGTGGACATGGAAAGCCGCAACACCCATGCCATCAGCGAGTGCGTGCGCGGCTTGAAGTACGACCTCTGCGTGTTGACCGGCGACTATCGCGCCCGCACGTTCGGCCCGATCGATCGCGTACTGACAGGGATGGCGACGATCCGACTTCAGCTCAAGGGGCCGGTGTACGGCGTCCTCGGCAACCACGACACCCTGCGTCTGGTGCCCGGCCTCGAGGCGCTCGGGATCCGATTACTGCTGAACGAGGCGGTCGTCATCGAACGCGATGGCCAGTTGATCCACCTCGCCGGCGTGGACGATGCCCATTACTATCAGGTCCACAACATCGACCGCGCCTCAGCCGAGATCCCTGACGAGGCCGTCTCGATCCTCCTCTCGCACACCCCCGAGATCTATCGCCTGGCCGCCCATGCGGGGTTCAGTCTGATGCTCAGCGGTCACACCCACGGCGGCCAGATCTGCCTACCCGGCGGTATCCCTGTTGTCTGGGATGCGCGGTGTCCCCGCGCTATGGCCTCGGGCCCCTGGTGCTACGGCGCGCTGACCGGCTACACCTCGGTCGGCGCCGGCACCTCGGTGGTCAACGCCCGACTCAACTGCCTACCCGAGGTCACGGTGCACGAGCTGCGGCGCGCGCAACTCTAG
- the cysE gene encoding serine O-acetyltransferase — protein MFERVKEDIACVFERDPAARTGFEVFTTYPGLHAVLAHRLTHRLWKRNLKWLARVVSNLARLFTGIEIHPGAVIGRRFFIDHGMGVVIGETAVIGDDCTLYHGVTLGGTTWQKGKRHPTLGRDVVVGAGAKVLGPLLIGDGVRIGSNAVVVKSVPAGATVVGVPGRIIEPAKDATTRRRADTAKRIGFDAYGATRDAPDPIANAINRMLDHIHHMDQRVEQMSRALESRGIMQHFEHDPTLDEVEIPPATDRDAI, from the coding sequence ATGTTCGAACGAGTGAAGGAAGACATCGCCTGCGTCTTTGAGCGCGACCCGGCAGCGCGCACCGGGTTCGAGGTCTTCACGACCTACCCCGGGCTGCACGCCGTGCTGGCACACCGTTTGACGCACCGGTTGTGGAAACGCAATCTCAAGTGGCTCGCCCGCGTCGTCTCCAATCTGGCGCGACTCTTTACCGGGATCGAGATCCATCCGGGCGCCGTGATCGGCAGGCGCTTCTTCATCGATCACGGCATGGGTGTCGTGATCGGCGAAACGGCGGTGATCGGCGACGACTGCACCCTCTATCACGGGGTGACCCTGGGCGGCACCACCTGGCAAAAGGGCAAGCGTCATCCGACGTTGGGGCGCGACGTGGTCGTCGGCGCCGGGGCCAAGGTGCTGGGCCCGCTCTTGATCGGCGACGGCGTGCGCATCGGCTCCAATGCGGTGGTCGTGAAGTCGGTACCGGCGGGCGCGACGGTGGTCGGCGTCCCCGGCCGCATCATCGAGCCGGCGAAGGACGCGACGACCCGGCGGCGGGCCGACACCGCCAAGCGGATCGGCTTCGACGCCTATGGCGCCACGCGCGATGCGCCGGACCCGATCGCGAACGCCATCAACCGCATGCTCGATCACATCCACCACATGGATCAGCGCGTCGAGCAGATGTCCCGGGCGCTCGAAAGCCGCGGCATCATGCAGCATTTCGAGCACGACCCGACGCTCGATGAGGTCGAGATCCCACCCGCGACCGACCGCGACGCGATTTAA
- the soxY gene encoding thiosulfate oxidation carrier protein SoxY, translated as MIDAKRRILLKGSLAAGTVGVAVGAGLLSPRMVLASWNEAAFHAKDLPAALTSLMGSDATETSDTIKIKAPDIAENGAVVPVTVETDMEGVKSIAIVADQNQTPLIASFDLGESALPFVSTRIKMAKTSNVVAVVQTADKLYSNAKEVKVTIGGCGG; from the coding sequence ATGATCGATGCAAAACGTCGAATCCTGCTGAAGGGTTCACTCGCCGCCGGTACCGTCGGAGTCGCCGTCGGCGCCGGTCTGCTGTCCCCCCGAATGGTCCTTGCGAGCTGGAACGAGGCGGCCTTCCATGCGAAGGATCTGCCGGCGGCCCTGACGAGTCTGATGGGATCGGATGCCACCGAGACCAGCGATACGATCAAGATCAAGGCACCGGACATTGCTGAAAACGGTGCAGTCGTGCCGGTCACCGTCGAGACGGATATGGAAGGCGTCAAGTCGATCGCGATCGTTGCCGACCAGAACCAGACACCGCTCATTGCCTCGTTCGACCTCGGCGAGTCTGCGCTGCCCTTCGTCTCTACGCGGATCAAGATGGCCAAGACATCCAACGTCGTAGCCGTGGTTCAGACCGCCGACAAGCTCTACAGCAACGCCAAGGAAGTGAAGGTCACCATCGGCGGCTGCGGCGGCTGA
- a CDS encoding RNA methyltransferase encodes MTENPDNALARIRFVLVEPTLSGNIGAVARAMKTMGLSRMELVSPRQLPDAEALARACGADDLLQHAGIHANLPEAIADCRLVIGTSARRRTLDWETLEPPEAARRLLAEAAAGEVALLLGRESSGLTNAELARCQFLVNIPTNPDFSSLNLAAAAQVFAYEIRRCWREDLTEPARAPSDEIQRDLATAQELEGLHAHLADTLRDIGFGDPDSSKKLLLRLRHLFNRARPDRVEINILRGILSAAQGRKSGRRPTPPAD; translated from the coding sequence ATGACAGAGAACCCCGACAACGCGCTCGCGCGCATCCGTTTCGTCCTGGTCGAACCCACTCTCAGCGGGAACATCGGGGCCGTCGCCAGGGCCATGAAGACGATGGGCCTCTCGCGCATGGAACTGGTCTCGCCCAGGCAACTTCCGGATGCCGAGGCCCTGGCTCGGGCCTGCGGAGCGGACGACCTGCTGCAACACGCAGGGATCCACGCGAATCTGCCCGAGGCCATCGCCGACTGCCGACTGGTGATCGGCACGAGCGCGCGCCGGCGCACGCTCGACTGGGAGACCCTGGAACCGCCCGAAGCGGCACGGAGACTCCTCGCAGAGGCCGCCGCGGGCGAGGTCGCACTGCTGCTCGGACGCGAGAGTTCCGGCCTGACGAACGCGGAGCTGGCACGCTGCCAGTTTCTGGTCAACATCCCGACGAACCCGGACTTCAGCTCGCTCAATCTGGCGGCCGCGGCACAGGTCTTCGCCTACGAGATCCGCCGCTGCTGGCGCGAGGATCTCACGGAGCCGGCACGCGCACCGTCAGACGAGATCCAGCGCGATCTCGCCACCGCGCAGGAGCTCGAGGGTCTGCACGCTCACCTCGCCGACACCCTGCGCGACATTGGCTTCGGCGACCCCGACAGCTCCAAGAAGTTGCTGCTGCGCCTGCGCCATCTCTTCAATCGCGCGCGCCCGGATCGCGTCGAGATCAACATCCTGCGCGGGATCCTGAGCGCCGCTCAGGGGAGAAAGAGCGGCAGACGGCCGACGCCTCCAGCCGACTAA
- a CDS encoding inositol monophosphatase family protein, with translation MQHPSLNIAIRAARSAGKLLLRYMDRVDSLKVESKSRNDFVSDIDRGAEAIIIQELRARFPDHAILAEESGAQGRGDFQWIIDPLDGTTNYLHGFPQFSVSIALKHKDQLECGVVYDPLREEMYSAARGQGAQLNDRKIRVANRPSLEGALIGTGFPFRDQRHIDVYLRMFKDMTLSTAGLRRPGSAALDLAYVAAGRTDGFWEIGLAPWDCAAGALLVTEAGGTVTDLAGGKTFLETGNLIAGNLKVHRAMLDLLTPHLTEQLKA, from the coding sequence ATGCAACACCCAAGCCTTAATATCGCCATTCGCGCCGCACGCAGTGCCGGCAAGCTCCTGTTGCGCTACATGGACCGCGTCGACTCGCTGAAGGTCGAGTCCAAGAGCCGCAACGATTTCGTGAGCGACATCGACCGTGGTGCGGAGGCGATCATCATCCAGGAGCTGCGGGCGCGCTTTCCGGACCACGCGATCCTCGCCGAGGAAAGCGGCGCACAGGGTCGAGGCGACTTCCAGTGGATCATCGATCCGCTCGACGGTACCACCAACTACCTGCACGGTTTCCCGCAGTTCTCGGTCTCGATTGCGCTCAAGCACAAGGACCAGCTCGAGTGTGGCGTGGTCTACGATCCGCTGCGCGAGGAGATGTACAGTGCCGCCCGCGGTCAGGGCGCGCAACTGAATGACCGGAAGATCCGGGTCGCCAATCGTCCCTCGCTCGAAGGCGCCCTGATCGGGACCGGCTTCCCCTTCCGCGACCAGCGCCACATCGACGTCTATCTTCGGATGTTCAAGGACATGACCTTGTCCACCGCGGGATTGCGCCGGCCGGGCTCGGCCGCGCTCGATCTCGCCTATGTGGCGGCCGGACGCACCGACGGTTTCTGGGAGATCGGTCTCGCTCCCTGGGATTGTGCGGCGGGCGCGCTCCTCGTCACCGAGGCGGGCGGCACCGTCACGGATCTCGCCGGCGGGAAGACCTTTCTCGAGACCGGTAATCTGATCGCCGGGAACCTCAAGGTGCATCGCGCGATGCTGGACCTTCTGACACCGCACCTCACCGAGCAGTTGAAGGCTTAA
- a CDS encoding vWA domain-containing protein encodes MSSGVGATGCAVISDTERQAIETKLAAARTRLILDKPFLGALVLRLPMHASNPDWCPTTATDARAFYYNPEYIQSLSLDQTQFMLAHEALHCALSHFARRQHRVKHKWDLACDYAINPLLIDEGLKPPPNALVMPPYKGMTAEEIYPLIDDNDESETLDTHAYDRDNQQGGSRSGMSEKDLDRMPEQPQEQQGESEAGQGTTRSSQPNQADGSDGGVGKPEPLTPDEQETLSVQWQQRLAGAAQQAGKLGGEMARMIDHLLQPRLPWRMLLARYMTAVSRDDYSYARPSRRAGDFIMPSLRSHQTDLVVAVDTSGSIKAEELEEFIGEIDALKGQVRARVTLLPCDAALCEGAPFRFEPWESFQLPEAIRGGGGTSFRPVFQWIDREGVRPDLLVYFTDAQGEFPPAEPAFPVIWLVKGQGKVPWGQRIQLN; translated from the coding sequence ATGAGTAGCGGTGTCGGTGCCACAGGCTGCGCCGTCATATCCGATACCGAGCGGCAAGCCATCGAGACCAAGCTCGCGGCAGCCCGGACGCGCTTGATCCTGGACAAGCCTTTCCTCGGCGCCTTGGTGCTGCGTCTGCCGATGCATGCCTCGAACCCGGATTGGTGCCCGACGACGGCCACCGACGCGCGCGCCTTCTACTACAACCCCGAATACATTCAGAGCCTGAGCCTCGACCAGACCCAGTTTATGCTGGCGCACGAGGCCCTGCATTGTGCACTGTCGCATTTCGCTCGGCGGCAGCATCGCGTCAAGCACAAGTGGGATCTCGCTTGCGATTACGCCATCAATCCGCTCTTGATCGACGAGGGTCTGAAGCCCCCGCCGAATGCCTTGGTGATGCCGCCCTACAAGGGCATGACCGCCGAAGAGATCTACCCGCTCATCGACGACAATGACGAGTCCGAGACCCTCGACACGCATGCCTACGATCGCGACAACCAGCAGGGCGGCAGCCGGTCCGGGATGAGCGAGAAGGATCTCGATCGCATGCCCGAGCAGCCACAAGAGCAACAGGGCGAGTCCGAAGCCGGGCAGGGGACGACACGCTCCTCGCAACCGAACCAAGCCGACGGGTCCGACGGCGGCGTGGGCAAGCCCGAGCCCTTGACCCCGGACGAGCAAGAGACCCTCTCTGTGCAATGGCAGCAGCGTCTCGCAGGGGCTGCGCAGCAGGCCGGCAAGCTCGGCGGCGAGATGGCGCGGATGATCGACCATCTCCTACAGCCGCGCTTGCCCTGGCGCATGCTTCTTGCGCGCTACATGACGGCCGTCTCGCGAGACGATTACAGCTACGCGCGCCCGTCGCGTCGCGCGGGCGACTTCATCATGCCCAGCCTGCGTAGTCATCAGACGGACCTGGTGGTCGCAGTGGATACCTCGGGCTCGATCAAGGCGGAGGAGCTGGAGGAGTTTATCGGAGAGATCGACGCGCTCAAGGGTCAGGTGCGTGCTCGTGTGACCCTCTTGCCCTGCGATGCGGCCTTGTGTGAAGGTGCCCCCTTTCGGTTCGAGCCTTGGGAGAGCTTTCAGCTGCCCGAGGCGATCCGCGGCGGCGGTGGTACGAGCTTCCGACCGGTTTTTCAGTGGATCGATCGGGAGGGCGTCCGCCCGGATCTGCTGGTCTACTTCACCGATGCGCAAGGCGAGTTTCCACCGGCCGAGCCGGCGTTTCCGGTGATCTGGCTCGTGAAGGGGCAGGGAAAGGTGCCCTGGGGGCAGCGGATCCAGCTCAACTAG
- a CDS encoding lysophospholipid acyltransferase family protein, translating into MRNLMRLLNRLPLGTAHGLGSAIGLLIGLWPNKQRRNALVNIALCFPDLDGKEQIRLRNRNLREFGKTYVEIAHLWLRPADEVLALVREVRGGELLERRDGKGLIVLSPHLGAWELAGLHLAAQGPTAIFYKPQKYLDDMILASRARSGAELAPITAKGIRVLVQALERGDYVGILPDQEPKADKGAVFAPFFGIPAFTMLLVNRLSRRTGAPVIFMFAERMKGAKGFRMHCIPAPAGIDSADDIEAATALNKGIEQCVSICPEQYVWPYKRFRRRPQGAPGLYNGPLADRHTLEQVSRLRSRISEAT; encoded by the coding sequence GTGCGCAACCTCATGCGTCTACTGAACCGGCTACCGCTCGGCACAGCACACGGCCTCGGCTCGGCCATCGGGCTGCTGATCGGTCTATGGCCCAACAAGCAACGACGCAACGCGCTCGTGAATATCGCACTCTGCTTTCCGGATCTCGACGGGAAGGAACAGATCCGGTTGCGCAACCGAAATCTGCGGGAGTTCGGCAAGACCTATGTCGAGATCGCACATCTGTGGTTGCGCCCGGCGGATGAGGTGCTCGCACTGGTCCGCGAGGTCAGAGGGGGCGAACTGCTGGAGCGGCGCGACGGTAAGGGCTTGATCGTCCTCTCCCCGCATCTAGGCGCTTGGGAGTTGGCCGGATTGCACCTCGCGGCACAAGGTCCGACAGCGATTTTCTACAAACCGCAGAAATATCTCGACGATATGATTCTGGCCTCTCGCGCCCGCAGCGGAGCCGAGCTCGCACCGATCACGGCGAAGGGCATCCGGGTCCTGGTCCAGGCGCTTGAACGCGGGGACTATGTCGGTATCTTACCCGATCAGGAGCCCAAGGCCGACAAAGGCGCTGTCTTCGCACCCTTCTTCGGGATTCCGGCCTTTACCATGCTCTTGGTCAACCGACTATCGCGCCGCACGGGCGCGCCCGTGATCTTCATGTTTGCCGAACGGATGAAGGGGGCGAAGGGGTTCAGGATGCACTGCATCCCGGCTCCGGCCGGAATCGACAGCGCGGACGATATCGAGGCGGCGACTGCGCTCAACAAAGGGATCGAGCAGTGTGTCTCGATCTGCCCTGAGCAATACGTTTGGCCGTACAAACGCTTTAGACGTCGCCCGCAGGGGGCCCCGGGTCTCTACAACGGACCGCTTGCGGACCGGCATACGCTCGAGCAGGTGTCGCGATTGCGCAGCAGGATATCGGAGGCGACCTGA
- a CDS encoding beta-barrel assembly-enhancing protease has translation MSTSISMPVSADAYSLPDMGSSSDSMMTRSAEARLGKLFMRSVRNALPVLDDPLATSYIESLGTALVESDPTAGGNFTFFVIDEPVVNAFAGPGGYIGVYSGLILAAETESELAAVMAHEIAHVTQRHLMRSFEDQSKLSLPTTALLIAAAVLGAQVSPDAGVAAIAGVQAAALQRRINFTRDNEKEADRIGIQTLAGAGHDPFAMAGFFERLAKATRVYESNAPEFLRTHPVTADRISDSLGRAESFGVRQRPDSLGFQLTRAKLRERSYRRAEQSVAHFEDTLRGGRFREEIAERYGYALALQRARRFTEAKRESDKLIAAHPSRAEFIVLDAELDSALGKGAEALAHLRQAVSLFPSQWPLRVAYAEALTTAGQPARALDELKAVARVRPANAMLYEMIVLAATQAGDQTSVDRYRAEKLYVEGDLEPAIRHLELALRRRDVPYHDAAQIQVRLDAWREEERDEKKRGGNPLRAAPLSLR, from the coding sequence ATGTCCACGTCGATATCTATGCCGGTCTCGGCCGATGCCTACAGCCTTCCCGATATGGGCAGCTCGTCGGACAGCATGATGACCCGGTCCGCCGAGGCGCGGCTCGGAAAACTTTTCATGCGCAGTGTGCGCAACGCCCTGCCCGTCCTGGACGATCCGCTCGCGACCAGCTACATCGAATCCTTGGGCACCGCCTTGGTGGAGTCTGATCCGACCGCCGGGGGAAACTTCACCTTCTTCGTGATCGATGAGCCGGTCGTCAACGCGTTCGCGGGTCCGGGTGGTTATATCGGCGTCTATTCCGGGCTGATCTTGGCGGCGGAGACCGAGAGCGAGCTCGCGGCCGTGATGGCGCATGAGATTGCGCATGTTACCCAGCGCCATTTGATGCGCTCGTTCGAGGACCAGAGCAAGCTCAGCCTTCCGACGACGGCCTTGCTGATCGCTGCGGCCGTCCTCGGCGCGCAGGTCTCGCCGGATGCCGGTGTCGCTGCGATCGCGGGAGTGCAGGCCGCGGCGCTTCAGCGCAGGATCAACTTTACCCGCGACAACGAGAAGGAGGCCGATCGGATCGGGATCCAGACCCTGGCCGGTGCCGGTCACGACCCCTTTGCGATGGCCGGCTTCTTCGAGCGGCTCGCCAAGGCGACCCGCGTCTACGAGTCCAACGCGCCGGAGTTCCTGCGCACGCATCCGGTGACGGCCGACCGAATCTCGGATTCGCTCGGGCGAGCCGAGAGTTTCGGCGTGCGTCAGCGTCCGGATAGCCTGGGGTTTCAGCTGACGCGCGCCAAACTGCGCGAGCGATCCTATCGGAGGGCCGAGCAGTCCGTCGCCCATTTCGAGGACACCTTGCGGGGAGGACGCTTTCGCGAAGAGATCGCCGAGCGTTACGGCTATGCCCTCGCCCTGCAGCGCGCGCGACGGTTCACCGAGGCGAAGCGCGAGAGCGACAAACTCATCGCAGCTCATCCGAGCCGGGCCGAGTTTATCGTCCTGGATGCCGAGCTCGATTCGGCACTCGGAAAGGGAGCGGAGGCTCTGGCGCACCTCAGGCAGGCCGTGAGCCTTTTCCCGAGCCAATGGCCGTTGCGCGTCGCTTACGCCGAGGCCCTCACGACGGCCGGTCAGCCTGCACGTGCGCTCGATGAGCTGAAGGCCGTGGCCAGGGTGCGGCCGGCCAATGCAATGCTCTACGAGATGATCGTGCTGGCGGCGACCCAGGCGGGCGATCAGACGAGTGTCGATCGCTATCGCGCGGAGAAGCTTTATGTCGAGGGGGATCTCGAGCCTGCCATCAGGCATCTCGAGCTGGCGTTGCGTCGACGCGACGTCCCTTATCACGACGCCGCTCAGATCCAGGTCCGGCTCGACGCCTGGCGCGAAGAGGAGCGCGACGAGAAGAAGCGAGGCGGAAATCCCCTGCGCGCCGCGCCCTTGAGCCTGCGATGA
- a CDS encoding iron-sulfur cluster co-chaperone HscB C-terminal domain-containing protein: MATISAVLNGSKNYFDLFDLPIGFVVDHSRLCERYRALLDGDSANSYGVPESAEDSTCEQSPIEIELAYRTLLDPLARAAYLLDLLECRSEGYGSGAGEYGALEGFLMAEIELRESLDEATSRPDPASAVAGMLTDLAEQGASLEKDLQRVLADPSPQNLTTAREILRQLELVGTCRRDAEDRRAALTSRS, from the coding sequence GTGGCAACGATCTCCGCCGTTTTGAACGGTTCCAAGAACTATTTCGATCTCTTCGATCTGCCGATCGGATTTGTGGTCGACCATTCCCGCCTGTGCGAGCGCTACCGAGCCTTACTCGACGGGGACTCGGCGAACTCGTACGGCGTTCCGGAATCGGCGGAGGACTCGACGTGCGAGCAGTCGCCGATCGAGATCGAGTTGGCCTACCGCACCTTGCTCGACCCCTTGGCCCGCGCCGCTTACCTTCTCGATCTTTTGGAATGCCGAAGCGAAGGCTACGGCTCGGGCGCCGGCGAGTATGGCGCCCTCGAAGGCTTCCTGATGGCCGAGATCGAGCTGCGTGAAAGCCTCGACGAGGCAACCAGCCGGCCTGATCCGGCTTCAGCGGTGGCCGGGATGCTGACTGATCTCGCCGAGCAGGGGGCGTCTCTGGAGAAGGACCTGCAGCGTGTGCTCGCCGATCCGTCACCGCAGAACCTCACCACGGCACGCGAGATCCTGCGCCAACTCGAGCTCGTCGGGACCTGTCGACGTGATGCCGAGGACCGTCGAGCGGCTTTGACGTCCCGGTCCTGA
- the iscR gene encoding Fe-S cluster assembly transcriptional regulator IscR, whose product MRLTTKGRYAVTAMLDLAIHQGQGPIALADIAQRQGISLSYLEQLFAKLRRRALVTSVRGPGGGYNLARQAADIQIAEVIAAVDENVDTTRCGGAHNCQNNGPCLTHDLWHDLSERIYDYLNRISLQQLVDRRDETGNRPGTTCTAVDVKLGVQRIVANA is encoded by the coding sequence GTGAGACTGACCACGAAGGGCCGCTATGCGGTCACGGCAATGCTCGATCTAGCCATCCATCAAGGGCAAGGGCCGATCGCATTGGCCGACATCGCCCAACGTCAAGGCATTTCCCTGTCTTACCTCGAGCAACTTTTCGCGAAGCTGCGACGACGCGCACTCGTGACGAGCGTCCGCGGGCCGGGCGGCGGATACAACCTGGCACGCCAAGCCGCCGACATTCAGATCGCGGAGGTGATCGCCGCAGTAGACGAGAACGTCGACACGACCCGCTGCGGCGGCGCGCACAACTGTCAGAACAACGGCCCTTGCCTGACCCACGACCTCTGGCACGATCTAAGCGAACGCATCTACGATTATCTCAATCGCATCAGCCTCCAGCAGCTTGTCGACCGCCGCGACGAAACGGGCAACCGTCCGGGCACGACCTGCACGGCCGTCGACGTCAAGCTCGGCGTGCAACGCATCGTCGCCAACGCCTGA
- the soxZ gene encoding thiosulfate oxidation carrier complex protein SoxZ codes for MSDIKIRAKLKDGETEVKCLMSHPMETGLRKDSKTGELVPAHFIQEVVCKSKDQVVMTANWSGGVSKNPYLAFKFAGGAAGDPIEVTWTDNMGETQSATSEIS; via the coding sequence ATGTCAGACATCAAGATCCGCGCCAAGCTCAAAGACGGCGAAACCGAAGTCAAGTGCTTGATGAGCCACCCGATGGAAACCGGGCTGCGTAAGGACAGCAAGACCGGCGAGCTGGTTCCGGCACACTTCATCCAGGAAGTCGTCTGCAAATCCAAGGATCAGGTCGTGATGACCGCCAATTGGAGCGGCGGCGTGTCCAAGAACCCCTATCTCGCATTCAAGTTTGCGGGCGGCGCGGCCGGGGATCCGATCGAGGTCACCTGGACGGACAATATGGGCGAAACCCAGAGCGCAACCAGCGAGATCTCCTGA
- a CDS encoding rhodanese-like domain-containing protein: MNDDHPRSLTPQEAFDMLQEHPQAVLVDIRSSMEFLFVGHPKGAVHVPWIDEPDWVVNPHFVTEIRKLLLGGAVCEPGAPCAPVILICRSGKRSLEAGKALVKDGLKAVYHVDEGFEGDLDEHHHRSTQGGWRFRGLPWEQC; encoded by the coding sequence GTGAATGACGATCATCCGAGATCACTAACGCCCCAAGAGGCCTTCGACATGCTCCAAGAGCATCCCCAAGCGGTTCTTGTCGATATTCGCTCCTCGATGGAGTTTCTCTTCGTGGGCCACCCCAAGGGTGCCGTGCATGTCCCCTGGATCGACGAGCCGGATTGGGTGGTCAACCCCCATTTCGTGACCGAGATCCGCAAACTCTTACTCGGCGGCGCCGTCTGCGAGCCGGGAGCGCCATGCGCGCCTGTCATCCTGATCTGTCGCAGCGGCAAGCGCTCGCTCGAAGCCGGTAAGGCGTTGGTCAAAGACGGGCTCAAGGCCGTCTATCACGTCGACGAGGGCTTCGAGGGCGATCTCGACGAACATCACCATAGAAGCACCCAAGGCGGTTGGCGCTTCCGCGGCTTGCCCTGGGAGCAGTGCTGA
- a CDS encoding CDP-archaeol synthase produces MTPTLQMLVLVVWANGVPVLFRLLLGPRFGWSLDGGRLFRDGRPWLGASKTWRGLGAALLTTPVLALLLGLPWLLGLAAALGAMTGDLLASFLKRRQGRQPSESVLLLDQIPEALIPTIMLMAVLDLSASRVAFVVIAFTLIDLLLTPFAARLRRLIKRLRGSR; encoded by the coding sequence ATGACTCCGACCCTACAGATGCTGGTGTTGGTCGTCTGGGCGAACGGCGTCCCGGTCTTGTTTCGTCTGCTTCTCGGGCCTCGCTTCGGGTGGTCGCTCGACGGCGGTCGCCTCTTTCGCGACGGTCGCCCGTGGCTCGGTGCCTCCAAGACTTGGCGCGGTCTCGGCGCAGCCCTGCTGACGACGCCGGTGCTCGCCCTTCTCCTCGGTCTACCTTGGCTCCTCGGTCTGGCCGCCGCCCTTGGCGCCATGACGGGGGATCTCCTCGCCAGCTTCCTCAAGCGACGCCAGGGGCGCCAGCCGAGCGAATCCGTCCTCCTGTTGGATCAGATTCCCGAGGCGCTTATCCCGACGATCATGCTGATGGCTGTCTTGGATCTCTCGGCATCCCGGGTCGCGTTCGTCGTGATCGCATTCACGCTGATCGATCTGCTCTTGACGCCGTTTGCGGCGCGGCTGCGTCGCTTGATCAAGAGGCTCCGCGGATCGAGGTAA